In one Nicotiana sylvestris chromosome 8, ASM39365v2, whole genome shotgun sequence genomic region, the following are encoded:
- the LOC104212876 gene encoding uncharacterized protein produces MGRHIINGGVNSWKIVPPPISSLAPAVSGGSDVEGGEDSNHWRSFDNSVNAVSFGFVATAILISMFLVMAIFERFLRRRSSTTGGRNSTDLVAQMRVQRKLDYPSPEMTFYANGVSVLMPGEEVPTFIAHPAPPPCPPECIPQPRHQDDACSSPASTSIGHSHN; encoded by the exons ATGGGAAGACATATAATTAATGGTGGTGTTAATAGTTGGAAAATAGTGCCACCACCAATTTCAAGTTTGGCACCAGCAGTAAGTGGTGGTAGTGATGTAGAAGGAGGAGAAGATAGTAACCATTGGAGAAGCTTTGACAATTCTGTAAATGCTGTGTCATTTGGTTTTGTTGCAACTGCTATTCTTATTTCTATGTTCTTAGTTATGGCTATTTTTGAGAGGTTTCTCCGGCGAAGATCTTCCACCACCGGTGGCCGGAATAGTACTGATCTTGTTGCTCAAATGAGGGTCCAAAGGAAACTTGATTACCCATCTCCCGAG ATGACTTTTTACGCGAACGGAGTCTCAGTACTGATGCCTGGAGAAGAAGTTCCTACCTTCATTGCACATCCTGCACCTCCACCTTGTCCTCCGGAGTGTATTCCTCAACCCCGTCATCAAGACGACGCGTGTTCAAGTCCAGCCTCAACTTCTATTGGCCATAGCCACAATTGA